A window of the Tenebrio molitor chromosome 1, icTenMoli1.1, whole genome shotgun sequence genome harbors these coding sequences:
- the Taf7 gene encoding transcription initiation factor TFIID subunit 7 codes for MYKGHEADSPAELESQFILRLPEEPSRVLREAIRNNSTLKDRLTIKIENDMRHGEVRVDHWLLPAKVMDLPTVIESLKTIDSKGFYKTADICQMLVCKEEDDQATTDEDSPQKSKRKDPNKVEKKYLIPHGITPPAKNVRKRRFRKTLKKKYVEAPEIEKEVKRLLRIDNDAVSVKWEVINEDDENKVNKGTVVKKEPAEAPNQNVAEHDIFGGAVSDSEEEDAHINVLELDENSQNSAEDSHLTDSNSVMMNSANSKLLTEFTSDMFRDMQNSPSLMQEMDYYQQPSTNISYAEQNLSKSNILARLDELQVELANLKMRRQHQEMEIENIENIALRQRFQNILERLLQEQLEKEQEKYGLEELLKQHQD; via the coding sequence ATGTATAAAGGACATGAAGCTGATTCCCCCGCTGAACTCGAATCGCAGTTCATTTTGCGTTTACCGGAAGAGCCTAGTCGAGTGTTGAGAGAAGCAATTAGGAATAATAGCACATTGAAAGATCGacttacaattaaaattgaaaatgataTGCGACATGGAGAAGTACGGGTTGATCACTGGCTTTTACCAGCTAAAGTGATGGATTTACCTACTGTTATTGAATCTCTTAAAACCATTGACTCTAAAGGTTTTTATAAAACTGCTGATATATGTCAAATGTTAGTTTGCAAAGAAGAAGATGATCAGGCAACCACTGATGAAGATTCTCCTCAAAAATCTAAAAGAAAGGATCCAAATAAAGTTGAAAAGAAGTATTTAATACCTCATGGAATTACACCTCCagcaaaaaatgtaagaaaaAGAAGATTTAGAAAAACATTAAAGAAGAAATATGTCGAGGCTCctgaaattgaaaaagaagTTAAAAGATTACTTCGTATAGATAATGATGCTGTTAGTGTTAAGTGGGAAGTAATTAATGAAGATGATgaaaataaagttaataagGGCACTGTTGTTAAAAAAGAACCTGCTGAAGCTCCAAATCAAAATGTTGCAGAACATGATATATTTGGAGGTGCTGTTAGTGATTCGGAAGAAGAAGATGCTCATATTAATGTGCTAGAATTAGATGAAAATAGTCAAAATTCTGCAGAAGATAGTCATCTTACTGATTCCAATTCTGTAATGATGAATTCagcaaattcaaaattgttaaCTGAATTCACTAGTGATATGTTTAGAGATATGCAGAATTCACCTTCGTTAATGCAAGAAATGGATTACTATCAACAACCTTCAACTAATATCTCTTATGCAgaacaaaatttaagtaaaagtAACATCTTGGCAAGATTAGATGAACTACAGGTGGAGTTAGCAAACTTAAAAATGAGAAGACAACATCAAGAAAtggaaattgaaaatatagaaaacatAGCATTAAGACAACGATTTCAAAATATATTAGAACGACTTCTTCAAGAACAACTTgaaaaagaacaagaaaaatatGGACTAGAGGAACTCTTAAAACAACATCAAgattaa